In a genomic window of Bradyrhizobium sp. LLZ17:
- a CDS encoding MBL fold metallo-hydrolase — translation MPISITLIGGPTALIEIDGFRLLTDPTFDSPGAYQLPHVKLEKTIGPAVRPDAIGPVDAVLLSHDQHSDNLDNSGREFLKHAKRVLTTEAGAKRLGGHVESLAPWGTTHIGDRDGNSLTITATPARHGPAGIEPLSGDVIGFVVSSSRKDTRPIYISGDTTWFDGVAEVARRFKCGVVMPFAGAAQTRGPFHLTMDTNDTIETARAFPDAMIVPVHTEGWAHFRQNSEDLRKSFDVLGFGPRLRLLEPGVPTVVEAP, via the coding sequence TGCTCACCGATCCGACCTTCGATTCCCCGGGCGCCTATCAGCTGCCGCACGTCAAGCTGGAGAAGACGATCGGACCCGCTGTGAGGCCCGATGCGATCGGCCCGGTCGATGCGGTTCTGCTCAGCCACGACCAGCATTCGGACAATCTCGACAATTCCGGTCGCGAGTTCCTCAAACATGCGAAGCGCGTGCTGACGACGGAAGCCGGCGCCAAGCGCCTCGGCGGCCATGTCGAAAGCCTCGCGCCCTGGGGCACGACGCATATCGGGGATCGCGACGGTAATTCGCTGACGATCACTGCGACGCCGGCGCGCCACGGCCCGGCCGGCATCGAGCCGCTGTCCGGCGATGTCATCGGTTTCGTGGTGTCGTCGAGCCGCAAGGACACGCGCCCGATCTATATCAGCGGCGACACGACCTGGTTCGACGGCGTCGCCGAAGTCGCGCGCCGCTTCAAATGCGGCGTGGTGATGCCGTTCGCGGGCGCCGCGCAAACGCGCGGCCCGTTCCATCTCACCATGGACACCAACGACACCATTGAGACCGCGCGTGCCTTCCCGGATGCGATGATCGTGCCGGTGCACACCGAGGGCTGGGCGCATTTCCGCCAGAACAGCGAGGATCTCCGCAAGAGCTTCGACGTGCTGGGCTTCGGGCCGCGGCTGCGCCTGCTGGAGCCGGGCGTACCGACGGTGGTGGAGGCGCCGTAG